The Leopardus geoffroyi isolate Oge1 chromosome C3, O.geoffroyi_Oge1_pat1.0, whole genome shotgun sequence genomic interval GCTCATTGTCATGGAATGGTACGCACCCGTGCCCGTTCTGCCTCTTGCCCAGCCTGTCCCCGCCTCCCACTCAGGCCCCTCGCCCTCCGGGCACTGCCCAGGCCTGGACCCACGGCTTCAGACGTAAATGCTTAATTTCTTTTGGCgggcggtggggaggggtggcaggaatTTGTACCCGTCGGATCTGACTGTGGCTTTGTTTCAGTCTGGATGGCGGAGAGCTCTTTAGCCGAATCCAGGACCGAGGAGACCAAGCGTTCACAGAAAGAGGTAGAAAGGGTCTGTTGTGGGGACGGGCCTTGGCAGGcaggggtgtgggaagggggCCTCTGCAGTGCCTGCTCTCTAGGAGGGATGCCGAGGCCCACGGCCTCCTCCAGCTTGTTGCCGAGGCTGGCATCCACAGCTGAAATGTGACTGCTCCCCATTTCTTGGTTTCTAGGGTGGGTGGTGGACGTAGGGAGTCTGGGGCTgcactggggggcggggggcggggtttCAAACCCGACAATGCATCTTGtgaccttccttctctctcccacctctcacGGCTACAGAAGCGTCAGAAATCATGAAGAGCATCGGTGAGGCCATCCAGTATCTGCACTCAATCAACATTGCCCATCGGGATGTCAAGGTACCAGCCGTTTATTGCCGCCCCTCCCCCTGACTGAGTGTCGCGGAGGGCCGCAGCTGTGGGACCGCGGTGACCCTGGGAAGGTTTGTCCTTCCCAGGAGTGTCCTGCAGCCTTGCTGCCTGGCTCCTGAGGGCACAGTAGGGCGGGGTGCCATTCTCTGCCCCACGGGGCCTGCCCGCTCTGGGCACACCCCCAAACCCAGGAGCAAAGCCGCCTGTGGCTGTGCCCAGCCCTGTGGTCCTCacctttggtttctgtgtccctGTGGTGTTTGCTTGTGGTTGTCTGTGTTAGTCTCCTGTCTCCGAGCACGCTGTAAGTTCTCAGAAGGCAGACCCCTGGTCATGTATACCCGCCTGATTGTTGATGACTgttgaatgggggagggaagacaggaaCGTCACCCTTCTGATTCTCATAGCCCCTCAGAGGCTCAGCAGAGTTGccgtttctctgtctctctctctctctctctctttctctctctctgtagccTGAGAATCTCCTATACACCTCCAAAAGGCCCAATGCCATTCTGAAACTCACCGATTTTGGCTTTGCCAAGGAAACCACCAGCCACAATTCTTTGACCACTCCTTGTTATACGCCGTACTATGTGGGTAAGTCCCAAGGAGGCCTGGGGCGCCCATCTGTCCCCAGGGCTGCTCTCACACCCTCCCTCCAGCTCTCGGTGCCACCGGTCCTGGGAGAATCATGTCCTCTGACGCTTTCCGGAGCTGGTTCTGATGTGACCTGACCACAAGTAGGGCTCGTCAGAGTGAAGCTGGGGTTGAGGCATCATGGGAAATTTTCTGAGAGTAGAGGCAGGATTTTGTGCCCACGTGTAATTTCCCCAAGAAGGTCGGTCCTTGCCATCAGATTCCCAGTGGAGCCTGGGACACAGTTTTGGTTCTGGGGCCCCAGCTGACTGGCACAGAATAAACTCTCCGAACGTGTTTGTCGAATTAAATGGACAGCGTGGGTTGACAAGGCTGTTCAGTTCAGGAATTGTTTCGGTCTTGAGACTCTAGCCCCAGGGCTTCTCTTGGAGGAGggtctgttccccacccccaatcccagCACTGGGTGATGgctgctccccccctcccacccccagctccaggaCCATCATGAGGGGCTgaagggctgggagggagaacATGTTCCACAGAGAAATGGGAGATAGCACAGTGCTCCAAGGGCCAGACCCACCCACAGGGACCTTTGGTTTGCAGCTCCGGAAGTGCTGGGTCCAGAGAAGTATGACAAGTCCTGTGACATGTGGTCCTTGGGTGTCATCATGTACATCCTGTGAGTGtgccagggagaggtgggggggggggggtggggaggtgctggGCTGGGGCAGCGGGGTGGAAGGAGGCCTGTACCTCTCTGGGACAAGAGGAAGGAGCGAAGGTCAGCGTCCCCTTCTGGATGGGGTTTCCCTGGGAATCCCCGgcatgtctccttctctcaatgCATTTTGGATTCTGGTAGCCAAGTGGTGGTATAAACTGATAAATGGGCAGGAAAATGTGCTTTAGATACTCCGCATGTTGGATTTCTGGGCCCTGGTCATGACTTCGTACGTTGTGCCCGAATCAAtgagttccaatttctctgtGACCTTGACAAGAAGAAGCCTGTTTCTCAGCCTGTTCCTGGTGCAAGGCCCCCTACGTAATACCAGCGCTATCCCTCTCTTCCTGCGTCGTGGTTTAGGCTGTGTGGGTATCCCCCCTTCTACTCCAACCATGGTCTTGCCATCTCTCCGGGCATGAAGACTCGCATCCGAATGGGCCAGTATGAATTTCCCAACCCAGAATGGTCCGAAGTGTCAGAGGAAGGTAAAGACCCCAGGCCGGCacgtgcgcgtgtgtgcatgtaGGTGTCCCGCTCGTGGGGGTGGTGTGGCAGCGGGTCTGTACCTGTGCTTGTGCCCGCTGGGTGCGTCCGGTCTGTGTGAAGGGCCTGGCGCAGGGCCAGGGCTGTGGGGCCACGCGTAACCTATCAAGTGGTGCAGGCGTCATGCCCTCAGCAGCTCCTAGGGCAGTCTGCCTCCATgcaacacccccacccccgaatCTGGGTTCACCTTGCAAACTttgggaagaggcagaagagggagagtGGCCCCTGAACTGTCTCtgtcccccgccccaccccccagtgaAGATGCTTATCCGGAACCTGCTGAAAACAGAGCCCACGCAGAGGATGACCATCACGGAGTTTATGAACCACCCCTGGATCATGGTAAGCCTGGTAGAGGCCGGATAGACCTGGGTCCATGGGAACCGTCCCTCAGGGTGAGGGTTCAGCCAccactgcgcccccccccccccaggctgtcACTTAAACTCCTTTTCTCCCCATCAGCAATCCACAAAGGTCCCTCAGACCCCACTGCACACCAGCCGGGTCCTGAAGGAGGACAAGGAGCGGTGGGAGGATGTCAAGGTGAGGGAAGCCCTGGCTgcgaggggctgggggaggcggcTCGCCAGGGGTGCCCAGGCGTGGGTGGGGGGAGTTTGGGTCTGCGCTCGCTCACCCCGGGGATCTGTGTTAGACCAAGAGCAGTGACTCTGAGCCACTTCCCTGGCCAGGCTGTGGGCCGGGGACTCTGTGTTTATTCCCGCTAAGCCCACCACTCACTAAAGGGACCCCAAAGGCTACTACTCAGGGTCACGCACCTGTTGACAGGCTGGAGCTCACGGGACTCCTGGTCCTCTTCTTGCCTTCCTGCGGGGTCGTTGGAGGGCTCCGGGAGAGCAGCAGGATGCCGTGCCCAGGCTCCGGTGACCCACGCCGGGGCCCAGGCCGCTGTCGGCCCTGGACCCACTAACTAAGCAGCCTGTCCTCTCTGCTCCCGCCTCCCGtcgccctccccctgccctcgtGTCTCTTGTCTCCCGTGTCTCCCCCTCGGTgaaaccctcccctccccaggaggAGATGACCAGTGCCTTGGCCACAATGCGCGTCGACTACGAGCAGATCAAGATAAAAAAGATTGAAGATGCATCCAATCCTCTCCTTCTGAAGAGGCGGAAGAAAGCTCGGGCCCTGGAGGCCGCGGCCCTCGCTCACTGAGCCTCTGAGCCCATCCCACTGCACGGCAGGGCAAGCAATAACTCTCGacctggatatattttttaaacgaAGAGACACAGAACTGTCCCGTTtccgcctcccctcctcctcgGCGGCATGGAGTCCGGAGCCCCATCAGAGGCTGAATCCTGCCTTTGGTTCCAAACGAACGGCCACCTCAGAGACAGGGAGGCCGGGAGGTTAGGGGTGGcgtggagagagaagggagcaagATGCTCTTGAACCCGTGCTCCTTTTGCCATTCTGTCAGTAATTTGACTTAGAGTTTTTATGAAACTTCTTTTATTGTTCCTTGCCCCACTCTGCCCTCCTGTTCCCCAAACCCCTTCCTCTGGATGTGCAAGGGTTTGGGGTTTGTTAAAGGGTATTTGTGGAAACTGTTCTAGGGAGTGTTGCTGTGTGGTCCCactgccctctccttccccactaCAGCCTGAGGTCCCTGCTGGCCGAGGCATTCTGGGAGCTCGAAGCCATGCAGGGCCGGGGCTGGGATGCCACCCACCTCCGCTGGAGCCCTCAGACGTGTGCCAGACGCACAGAGGCGAGTGTGAgtatgagagtgtgtgtgtgtgtgtgtgtgtgtgtgcgcgcgcgcatgtgtatgtgtgcccGGATCTGTGTCTGGGACTGCATTTGAGGGGCCGGGGGCAGGCAGGGCTGCAGAGGGAGGGGCCCTGCTGTGGCTCAAGAGCCTTCACCCTCCCTGGGCCTGCCGTGCCCATGTCGGGTCTGCCAAAGTGCCTGAGAAGCCTATCCAGATTCTGGGCCAGGCCCTCCGTGGCCTGCCCGTTAGCCGGttctgggaggcagagaggagtgaCTTAGGCACTGGCACAACAATCAGGAAGACTGGACCACCCCCCGTCCTCACCCCCTGCTCCCTAGTTAGGGCTGGTCCTTGTCCTCTGAGGCGCTTAGCTTCCAAGTGGCCTCTCCACTTCTCCTTCCTGCCATTCTTAACCCACTCTTGTTTAGTTTTCCGACATTTTTAGCCACTTCTTAACAGGCCTCCCCTCTGCCCGCGTGGGTGAGCCTGGGCAGTCTAGAAGTGATACACAGCTTCTGCATTCTGCTGTCTCTCTCCTGGGCTCTGGAGGCATTGGCGAGCCACCCCATGCGGGCAAAGGCAACACCACTCAAGTGCTgttgtgtgttttggggggggggggatccttcACACCAAAGATGTCCCggctctgcccccgcccccgtccccacTGGCCACTTTCCCTACCCCAAACAGCTCAGCTTCACGTATCCAGGccagtgaggggagggtggggagggcccTCCCCCAGTGTTAATGAGCAACCTGGGGAGACGTCCTCTGTGCCATGGTCTTCGGGGCTGTAATCCTTCAGCTTTCGTCTCCCTCAGGGGCAAGGTGGTGGAGGAGCCCCCCGGCTCTTCTCTGGGCACAGGGGAAGGCCCTTCTCGGAGGGCCTGCAGCGCCTCCCTGTCTCTGATGGTGTGTCCAGCACTCAGATTGTTGTAAACTATTGATGTTTTGTATGAGCGAAACTGTCTTTACTAAACAGATTTAATAGTTGAAAggtttccttgcttttccttcacGGGACTCAGCCcttctacccccctccccccatttctcttcttcccacaGATGGAGATGGTTCTGTATGTTGGGAGGGCAGAGTCTGGGTGTCCTGGCAGGGGAGAGGACGGGAGGGCCTCCGGGGTGAGTGGGAGCCAGCGCCTGTCCCGTCCAGGGTCTGGCCGGGATGTGTCTGGTGTAGGGGCATGAATGCTGCTGTCCTTTATAGCAGCATGGGATGGCAacaaggggtgggggggccaTGCTCTTTTGCGAAATACTGAATCAGGAGGGAAGCTGTTTCTCAGTACTTGATTCTTTGACCTGTTTAGCCACAGCCAGGTGCTGGCCTCCTCAGCCTGAGGGGCCCTGCTGGCCTGGGATGGGAGGAACTTGTTTCAAACCCTGGGAGAGACCAGGGGAGCAGGTTGGTGTAGTTCCTGAAAG includes:
- the MAPKAPK2 gene encoding MAP kinase-activated protein kinase 2 isoform X2, with protein sequence MLSNSQGQTPPVLFPNPPPPPPPQPPAPAQPHPPTQPPPQPPQQFPQFHVKSSLQIKKNAIIDDYKVTTQVLGLGINGKVLQILNKRTQEKFALKMLQDCPKARREVELHWRASQCPHIVRIVDVYENLYAGRKCLLIVMECLDGGELFSRIQDRGDQAFTEREASEIMKSIGEAIQYLHSINIAHRDVKPENLLYTSKRPNAILKLTDFGFAKETTSHNSLTTPCYTPYYVAPEVLGPEKYDKSCDMWSLGVIMYILLCGYPPFYSNHGLAISPGMKTRIRMGQYEFPNPEWSEVSEEVKMLIRNLLKTEPTQRMTITEFMNHPWIMQSTKVPQTPLHTSRVLKEDKERWEDVKEEMTSALATMRVDYEQIKIKKIEDASNPLLLKRRKKARALEAAALAH
- the MAPKAPK2 gene encoding MAP kinase-activated protein kinase 2 isoform X1, translated to MLSNSQGQTPPVLFPNPPPPPPPQPPAPAQPHPPTQPPPQPPQQFPQFHVKSSLQIKKNAIIDDYKVTTQVLGLGINGKVLQILNKRTQEKFALKMLQDCPKARREVELHWRASQCPHIVRIVDVYENLYAGRKCLLIVMECLDGGELFSRIQDRGDQAFTERGRKEASEIMKSIGEAIQYLHSINIAHRDVKPENLLYTSKRPNAILKLTDFGFAKETTSHNSLTTPCYTPYYVAPEVLGPEKYDKSCDMWSLGVIMYILLCGYPPFYSNHGLAISPGMKTRIRMGQYEFPNPEWSEVSEEVKMLIRNLLKTEPTQRMTITEFMNHPWIMQSTKVPQTPLHTSRVLKEDKERWEDVKEEMTSALATMRVDYEQIKIKKIEDASNPLLLKRRKKARALEAAALAH